The following coding sequences lie in one Mucilaginibacter sp. KACC 22773 genomic window:
- the rfbF gene encoding glucose-1-phosphate cytidylyltransferase gives MKVVLLAGGLGTRLSEETVLRPKPMVEIGGMPILWHIMKIYSSHGFNDFVICLGYKGYVIKEYFANYFLHKSDVTIDLKDNSIKVHDTQAEPWTITLVDTGNESMTGGRIKRIKPHVGNETFMLTYGDGVSNVNITELVKFHKEKGKLCTVTSVQPSGRFGAINLNDDNSVHSFMEKPKGDGAWINGGFFVCEPAVFDYIEGDSTIWEREPMEEIAKAGEMVAFNHDGFWKPMDTLRDKQELEEDWTQRKAKWKTW, from the coding sequence ATGAAAGTTGTATTACTAGCTGGCGGGTTAGGAACCCGTTTATCCGAAGAAACAGTTTTAAGGCCGAAGCCTATGGTTGAAATTGGTGGAATGCCAATTTTATGGCATATCATGAAGATATATTCGTCGCACGGATTTAATGATTTTGTTATTTGTTTAGGCTACAAAGGGTATGTAATAAAGGAATATTTTGCGAATTACTTTCTGCACAAGTCAGACGTAACAATTGACCTTAAAGACAATTCCATAAAGGTTCATGATACCCAGGCAGAGCCATGGACGATAACCTTGGTTGATACCGGCAATGAATCTATGACAGGCGGCCGTATTAAACGCATAAAACCCCATGTTGGTAATGAAACCTTTATGCTTACCTATGGCGATGGTGTAAGCAATGTTAATATAACTGAACTGGTTAAATTTCATAAAGAAAAAGGCAAGCTTTGTACAGTGACATCTGTTCAACCTTCAGGTAGGTTTGGTGCAATTAACCTTAACGATGATAATTCGGTGCATTCATTTATGGAGAAACCCAAAGGTGATGGTGCCTGGATAAACGGAGGTTTTTTTGTATGTGAACCTGCTGTTTTTGATTATATAGAAGGTGACAGTACGATATGGGAAAGAGAACCCATGGAAGAAATTGCAAAAGCTGGTGAAATGGTTGCGTTTAATCACGACGGATTTTGGAAGCCAATGGATACGCTGCGTGATAAACAAGAACTTGAGGAAGACTGGACACAACGTAAGGCAAAATGGAAAACCTGGTAA
- a CDS encoding ferredoxin--NADP reductase: MFYFTLQVLDIRQETSDVVTLCLKQPGLKKIKYLPGQYLTLVFRINGRKYNRPYSFSSAPGVDPHLEVTIKRVSGGIVSNHIVDFLKIGDVVEVLQPMGDFIFDPAVISNDKHIILWGAGSGITPLISIAKYILNHKTGHKVSLIYGNRNSESVIFGDKINELRKKHYQDFKTWHFHSKLKISETNPDVIEGRISPKKVLAIMKQEVNLQSTVHYICGPAGLKESVKEVLKDMKVEPHQIFSEDFEVVLNQKDFENITTQVVEVKKDGVFNKVEVVKGKSILDAGLDAGIDIDYSCQTGSCLVCRAKLLTGEVKMPKPAEEYEKLLPGECLLCCSYPVTDDVQVSI; the protein is encoded by the coding sequence ATGTTTTATTTTACTTTACAGGTTCTGGATATTAGGCAGGAAACTTCGGATGTTGTTACACTTTGTTTGAAACAACCGGGTTTAAAAAAGATCAAATATTTGCCTGGCCAATATCTTACGCTCGTTTTTAGGATAAATGGCCGCAAGTATAATCGTCCTTATTCGTTCTCGTCTGCTCCCGGGGTCGATCCTCATTTAGAAGTTACTATAAAAAGGGTAAGCGGGGGTATTGTATCAAACCATATTGTTGATTTTCTTAAAATTGGTGATGTGGTGGAAGTTCTGCAGCCAATGGGCGATTTTATATTTGATCCAGCGGTAATTAGCAACGATAAGCATATTATTTTGTGGGGGGCGGGTAGTGGTATAACACCGTTGATATCAATTGCTAAATACATATTGAATCATAAAACAGGCCATAAAGTGAGTTTAATTTATGGTAATAGAAATTCAGAGTCAGTAATTTTTGGAGATAAGATAAATGAGTTAAGGAAGAAACATTATCAGGATTTTAAGACTTGGCATTTTCATTCGAAACTAAAAATATCCGAAACTAATCCTGATGTAATCGAGGGAAGAATAAGCCCTAAAAAGGTGCTTGCTATAATGAAGCAAGAGGTGAACTTGCAAAGTACTGTTCATTATATATGTGGCCCGGCTGGTTTAAAAGAATCAGTTAAAGAGGTTTTGAAAGATATGAAAGTGGAACCTCATCAAATATTTTCAGAGGATTTTGAGGTTGTTTTGAATCAAAAAGACTTTGAAAATATAACTACACAAGTTGTTGAGGTGAAGAAAGATGGGGTCTTTAATAAGGTGGAAGTTGTAAAGGGTAAGAGCATATTAGATGCGGGACTTGATGCCGGTATTGATATAGATTACTCGTGCCAAACAGGAAGTTGTTTGGTTTGCAGAGCAAAACTTTTGACAGGCGAGGTGAAAATGCCCAAGCCTGCCGAAGAGTATGAAAAATTACTCCCCGGTGAATGTCTGTTATGTTGTAGCTATCCTGTGACAGATGATGTCCAAGTTAGTATTTAA